The proteins below are encoded in one region of Campylobacter helveticus:
- a CDS encoding NAD(P)H-dependent glycerol-3-phosphate dehydrogenase → MSSIAIIGAGKWGSALYHALNVKNTCFISSPTPREMPNFISIEKALKCEYLIFALSTQALRAWLKAHFENQNAKVLIASKGIEAKTGLFLDEIFMEFLDENQICVLSGPSFATEVENHLPTALMINGKNLNLCKEFANFFPSFIKTYVDDDVRGAEICGAYKNVLAIASGICDGLKLGNNARASLIARGLIEMHRFGKFFKAKEETFLGLSGAGDLFLTASSVLSRNYRVGLMLAQNKNLEEILQILGEVAEGVGTAFAIDKLAKEKDIYTPIVSEVVKILEGEGVENSVKKLLKQSDWI, encoded by the coding sequence ATGAGTTCGATTGCTATCATCGGTGCTGGAAAATGGGGAAGTGCGTTATACCACGCCCTAAATGTAAAAAATACTTGCTTCATAAGCTCTCCCACTCCAAGAGAAATGCCAAATTTCATTTCCATTGAAAAAGCCCTAAAGTGCGAATACCTCATCTTCGCCCTAAGCACTCAAGCCCTAAGAGCGTGGCTTAAAGCTCATTTTGAAAATCAAAACGCAAAAGTTTTAATCGCATCTAAGGGAATCGAAGCAAAGACGGGGCTATTTTTAGATGAAATTTTTATGGAATTCTTAGATGAAAATCAAATTTGTGTCTTAAGCGGACCCTCATTTGCCACAGAAGTTGAAAATCATCTCCCCACAGCCTTAATGATAAATGGTAAAAATCTAAATCTTTGCAAAGAATTTGCAAATTTTTTTCCCTCATTTATCAAAACTTATGTTGATGATGATGTAAGAGGTGCTGAAATTTGTGGAGCATATAAAAATGTCCTCGCCATAGCAAGTGGAATTTGCGATGGCTTAAAACTTGGCAATAATGCAAGAGCAAGTCTCATCGCAAGAGGCTTAATAGAAATGCACCGCTTTGGCAAATTTTTTAAAGCAAAGGAAGAAACCTTTTTGGGATTAAGTGGGGCGGGGGATTTATTTTTAACCGCTTCTAGCGTGCTTTCAAGAAATTACCGCGTGGGATTAATGCTCGCTCAAAATAAAAATTTAGAAGAAATTTTACAAATTCTTGGCGAGGTCGCTGAGGGAGTGGGGACGGCTTTTGCTATCGATAAACTCGCTAAGGAAAAAGATATTTACACGCCTATAGTGAGTGAAGTGGTAAAAATTTTAGAGGGCGAGGGTGTAGAAAATTCTGTGAAAAAACTCTTAAAACAAAGTGATTGGATATAA
- a CDS encoding amidohydrolase family protein, with translation MIIKNAKIYGKDLKDVAISQGHIQKIGENLQGDEIFDAKGLTLLPSFIDLCVNLKNEKFSLSNLELLEKECLKSGISTILLRDVMDFDEEAFTLFLQNLSHRNLQIFSSIKVKEKLRNIATLINKGAVALELDSSLNANILKIAMQYALMKKVPIFAKCLNEDFDDNGVMNECALGFELGLIGMSGVGEFSEVAKLREIANFYQSEIIYDQLSLAKSIRLAQDEAILVSIHHLIKNENACENFNTAAKIKPPLRSEEDRVFLQNALKEGKIRFLSAAHCPKSINLKDLAFDEAAFGIHSICEYISLCYSFFIRNHFMSWEKLCEFTSLNAAKFLKLNSGEIKEGKEANLVLFDENATIKAPTNSLYSKDELKGEIKHHLLKGQFVL, from the coding sequence ATGATAATTAAAAATGCAAAAATTTATGGAAAAGACTTAAAAGATGTCGCAATCTCGCAAGGACATATTCAAAAAATAGGCGAAAATTTACAAGGAGATGAAATTTTTGACGCTAAAGGGCTGACACTTTTACCTTCTTTTATAGATTTATGTGTCAATCTTAAAAATGAAAAATTTTCTTTATCAAATTTAGAACTTTTGGAAAAAGAATGCCTAAAAAGTGGGATTAGCACCATACTTTTACGCGATGTGATGGACTTTGATGAGGAAGCTTTCACTTTATTTTTACAAAATTTATCACATAGGAACTTGCAAATTTTTTCTAGCATTAAAGTCAAGGAAAAGCTAAGAAATATCGCCACACTTATCAATAAGGGTGCTGTCGCTTTGGAGCTTGACAGCTCACTAAATGCTAATATCCTTAAAATCGCTATGCAATACGCCCTAATGAAAAAAGTGCCTATTTTTGCTAAATGCTTAAATGAAGATTTTGATGATAATGGCGTAATGAATGAGTGCGCACTTGGCTTTGAACTAGGACTCATCGGTATGAGCGGGGTGGGTGAATTTAGCGAAGTTGCCAAACTAAGAGAAATCGCAAATTTTTATCAAAGCGAAATCATTTATGACCAACTTAGCCTTGCAAAATCAATTCGTTTAGCACAAGATGAAGCGATTTTAGTCAGCATACATCACCTAATTAAAAATGAAAATGCTTGTGAAAATTTTAATACCGCTGCGAAAATCAAGCCCCCTTTAAGAAGTGAAGAAGATAGGGTTTTTTTACAAAATGCTCTTAAAGAGGGTAAAATTCGCTTTTTAAGTGCTGCACATTGTCCTAAATCTATCAATTTAAAAGATTTAGCCTTTGATGAAGCGGCATTTGGAATTCATAGCATTTGTGAGTATATCAGCCTTTGCTATAGCTTTTTTATCCGTAATCACTTTATGTCTTGGGAAAAATTATGTGAATTTACAAGCCTAAACGCGGCAAAATTTTTGAAGCTAAATAGCGGAGAAATCAAGGAAGGTAAAGAGGCAAATTTGGTTTTATTTGATGAAAATGCAACGATAAAAGCACCCACAAATTCCCTTTATAGCAAAGATGAGCTTAAGGGAGAAATTAAACATCATCTACTTAAAGGGCAGTTTGTCCTTTAA
- a CDS encoding potassium channel family protein, giving the protein MKNLTYGVIGLGKFGSVVAEELLAAGHTVVIADKDEEALKSIQSAVNYAYILDSTNAAALKEAGFHDLGVVIVSIGENVEKSILTLMALKDIGVSNIIAKATSNIHGQILSKLGATKVIYPEKESAKRLVKEFLVQSMDFEVFDLSSNTMRAVKIIVDDKLAGNSLKHIAQNMHLVAYKKLNADWEILPDLETITAFSGDVVILLGTTKELKEFEH; this is encoded by the coding sequence ATGAAGAATTTAACTTATGGAGTGATAGGACTTGGGAAATTTGGCTCTGTTGTAGCGGAGGAGCTTTTGGCTGCTGGGCATACTGTGGTAATCGCCGATAAAGACGAAGAGGCGTTAAAAAGCATACAAAGTGCGGTTAATTATGCTTATATCTTAGACTCTACAAATGCTGCCGCGCTTAAAGAGGCTGGTTTTCACGACCTTGGGGTTGTGATTGTGAGTATAGGTGAAAATGTTGAAAAAAGCATTTTGACTTTAATGGCTCTTAAGGATATAGGCGTGAGTAATATCATAGCAAAAGCGACTTCTAACATTCATGGGCAAATTCTTTCAAAGCTAGGTGCGACTAAGGTGATTTACCCAGAAAAAGAAAGTGCGAAGAGACTGGTGAAGGAATTTTTGGTGCAGAGTATGGATTTTGAGGTTTTTGACCTTTCTTCTAATACAATGCGTGCGGTAAAGATTATTGTTGATGATAAATTGGCAGGAAATTCACTCAAGCACATCGCTCAAAATATGCATCTTGTCGCTTATAAAAAACTCAATGCCGACTGGGAAATTTTGCCTGATTTAGAGACGATTACAGCTTTTTCGGGCGATGTTGTGATACTGCTTGGCACAACTAAAGAGCTTAAAGAATTTGAGCATTAA
- a CDS encoding TrkH family potassium uptake protein, with translation MKQFGLDRRTFKIFLAGYVIIAFLGAVLLSFDWAHTKPISFIDAFFTSTSAVSMTGLVVKNTAADFTLWGQIIILALVQIGGLGYMGIGLFVYILIRKKVGFSGRNLLKESFLYPSMEGIFKFFKKVLLFIFIIELIGTILFTLRFALEMSFTKALWFGFFHAVSAFNNSGFILFENGLLEYKHDITINLLITSLVIIGGLGYFVVIELYFFQKKRLQSLSLHTKIVVFATIFFIIFSTLITFIFEYYNTKTIGDFSFFDKILASYFAAVNYRTSGFNTLDIAGFKDASLFFGSLFMVIGGAPGGTAGGMKVTTVMVLLLYAYWTLRNGRVRMFGYEIPQETISRAFIISVGSAVYIVVAAISLSLLETDFKFIALFFETSSAFATVGLSVGDGGTLSLCAKFSDVSKIIIIIMMISGRIGVFAFFLSVFRQDKVKHLRYPQGKVNL, from the coding sequence TTGAAACAATTTGGACTAGATAGACGCACCTTTAAAATTTTTCTTGCGGGTTATGTTATCATCGCTTTTTTGGGTGCTGTGCTTTTGTCTTTTGACTGGGCTCACACTAAGCCCATATCTTTTATAGATGCTTTTTTTACTAGCACTTCCGCTGTAAGTATGACGGGACTTGTTGTGAAAAACACGGCTGCGGACTTTACACTTTGGGGGCAAATTATCATCTTAGCACTCGTGCAAATAGGCGGTTTGGGCTATATGGGTATAGGGCTTTTTGTTTATATACTCATACGCAAAAAAGTCGGTTTTAGCGGTAGAAATTTACTTAAAGAGTCCTTTCTTTACCCTTCAATGGAGGGGATTTTTAAATTTTTTAAAAAAGTTTTGCTTTTTATCTTTATCATAGAGTTGATAGGGACTATACTTTTTACCCTGCGTTTTGCTTTAGAGATGAGTTTTACTAAGGCTTTATGGTTTGGTTTTTTCCACGCGGTAAGCGCTTTTAATAATTCAGGTTTTATCCTTTTTGAAAATGGCTTGCTAGAGTATAAACACGATATTACTATCAATCTTCTCATCACTTCCCTTGTGATTATCGGCGGACTTGGGTATTTTGTGGTGATTGAGCTTTATTTTTTTCAAAAAAAGCGTTTGCAAAGTCTTAGTTTGCATACGAAAATTGTCGTTTTTGCGACGATATTTTTTATTATTTTTTCTACCCTTATCACTTTTATTTTTGAGTATTATAATACTAAAACCATAGGCGACTTTTCTTTTTTTGATAAAATTTTAGCTTCTTATTTTGCGGCTGTAAATTACCGCACTTCGGGTTTTAATACCCTAGACATTGCGGGCTTTAAAGATGCGAGTTTGTTTTTTGGCTCTTTATTTATGGTGATAGGTGGTGCGCCCGGAGGAACGGCTGGAGGTATGAAAGTAACGACCGTGATGGTGCTTTTACTTTATGCTTACTGGACTTTGAGAAATGGGCGCGTGAGAATGTTTGGCTATGAAATTCCACAAGAAACCATTAGTAGAGCTTTTATTATTAGCGTTGGCTCGGCTGTTTATATCGTTGTGGCGGCTATTTCTCTTTCTTTGCTTGAGACGGATTTTAAATTTATTGCTTTGTTTTTTGAAACCTCTTCAGCCTTTGCTACCGTGGGGCTTTCTGTGGGAGATGGTGGCACACTTTCTTTATGTGCGAAATTTAGCGATGTGAGTAAAATTATTATTATTATAATGATGATAAGCGGAAGGATAGGGGTATTTGCTTTTTTCCTTTCTGTTTTCAGGCAAGATAAGGTAAAGCATTTAAGATACCCTCAGGGTAAAGTGAATTTGTAA
- a CDS encoding DUF3883 domain-containing protein, producing MPKIAVKNRDKLILCGLFLSKFDTLAYKALGFSSFIEAFNILGLSLQGKPSNIKNYRDEFDPYFDNARKGWHKRELRTYTKIIFEKYKDIEFESFKNLISSFLIENYEAKLQVSEFLDFKLETSFIKRVATGKAAEQYFLQNFKKHFVNFNVLDVGEFGCGFDFKLDLNHKQICVEVKGLSEDKGQFLLTQKEYEMADKFKENYCLFVVRNLKEMPKESLFFNPLKHFDFKQNKSVQISYQGLV from the coding sequence ATGCCTAAAATCGCTGTAAAAAATAGAGATAAGCTTATCCTTTGTGGTTTGTTTCTTTCTAAATTTGATACCTTAGCTTACAAGGCTCTAGGCTTTTCCAGCTTTATAGAAGCCTTTAACATCTTAGGGCTTTCTTTGCAAGGTAAGCCTAGTAATATTAAAAATTATAGAGATGAATTTGACCCTTATTTTGATAATGCTAGAAAGGGTTGGCACAAAAGAGAACTTAGAACTTATACAAAAATCATTTTTGAAAAATATAAAGATATAGAATTTGAATCTTTTAAAAATTTAATCTCTAGCTTTTTAATTGAAAATTATGAAGCAAAATTACAAGTGAGTGAATTTTTAGATTTTAAATTAGAGACAAGTTTTATCAAAAGAGTGGCCACAGGTAAGGCTGCGGAGCAGTATTTTTTACAAAATTTTAAAAAGCATTTTGTAAATTTTAATGTGCTTGATGTTGGAGAATTTGGTTGCGGTTTTGATTTTAAGCTTGATTTAAATCATAAGCAAATTTGCGTAGAGGTTAAGGGACTTAGTGAAGATAAGGGGCAGTTTTTACTCACGCAAAAAGAGTATGAAATGGCAGATAAATTTAAGGAAAATTATTGTTTGTTTGTTGTAAGAAATTTAAAAGAAATGCCGAAAGAAAGTTTATTTTTCAATCCTTTAAAACATTTTGATTTTAAACAAAATAAAAGTGTGCAAATATCTTATCAAGGATTAGTGTAA
- a CDS encoding DNA cytosine methyltransferase — MTFIDFCSGIGGGRLSLESLFLLCKESYA, encoded by the coding sequence ATGACTTTCATAGATTTTTGTAGCGGCATTGGCGGTGGGCGTCTTAGCTTGGAAAGTCTATTTTTATTGTGTAAGGAAAGCTATGCCTAA